A genomic window from Fusarium falciforme chromosome 2, complete sequence includes:
- a CDS encoding AP complex subunit sigma, whose translation MLSFILIQNRQGKTRLAKWYAPFSDEQKIKLKGEVHRLVAPRDQKYQSNFVEFRNNKIVYRRYAGLFFCACVDTNDNELAYLEAIHFFVEVLDAFFGNVCELDLVFNFYKVYAILDEVFLAGEIEETSKQVVLTRLEHLDKLE comes from the exons ATGCTCTCCTTTATCCTCATCCAGAACCGACA GGGCAAGACCCGTCTAGCCAAGTGGTACGCCCCTTTCAGCGACGAGCAAAAgatcaagctcaagggcgaGGTGCACCGCCTCGTGGCGCCGCGCGACCAAAAGTACCAGTCCAACTTTGTCGAGTTCCGCAACAACAAGATCGTCTACCGCCGCTACGccggcctcttcttctgcgCCTGCGTCGACACAAACGACAACGAGCTCGCCTACCTCGAGGCCATCCACTTCTTCgtcgaggtcctcgacgCCTTCTTCGGCAACGTCTGCGAGCTCGACCTCGTCTTCAACTTTTACAAGGTCTACGCTATCCTCGACGAGGTGTTTTTGGCTGGCGAGATTGAGGAGACGAGCAAACAGGTTGTGCTCACGCGGTTGGAGCATCTGGACAAGCTAGAATAA